The stretch of DNA ACTTCTGCTGACTTTACTATGTACGCTTACTTATCTGGCCTTATTTCGCGTGCATGACCACTCCCATTTTAATTGTTCTTATTGGGTTTATCATCTTCCTAGGCCACTATTTAGCCCAGTTATTTGAACGCACCAAGATTCCGGATGTAGTAGGGCTGCTCCTGGTAGGTATACTGCTCGGTCCTATTTTCCACCTGATAAACCCAATAGCCTTTGGGCAGGCCGGCCGCGTTTTTTCTAACGTAGTACTGGTGTTTATCCTTTTCGAAAGTGGCCTAGAGGTGCGTTTTGATCAGCTGCAAGCGTCGCTGCGCGGAACGGTCAGCCTTACCACCCTCAACTTCGTTGTTACCACGCTGGTAGTGGCCATTATGGGGCAGCTCTTTGCAGGGCTGGACTTTCTGAGTTCCGTAATTTTAGGCAGCATACTGGGCGGCACTTCGTCGGCGGTGGTTACCACCCTAACCCGCAGCGTGAACATCTTACCACAAACCTCCACTACGCTCGTGATGGAGTCGGCGCTGAGCGATGTGTTTACCCTGGCCGTGCCAATTGCCCTGATCAGCGTGTACACCGGCTCGTCTTTTAGCGTGAGTACGCTGTTCACGCAAATTCTGGCCTCCCTGTTTGTGGCAATATTAACGGGCGCCGTTAGCGGGTACTTCTGGTCTGTGCTGCTGAACCGGGTGCCTACGTTGCTTAAAACTCATTTCTCTACGCCGGCCTTCGTATTCATTCTCTACGGGTTGGTAGAAATGCTGGATTTCAGCGGCCCTATTGCCGTGCTGTTTTTCAGCATCACGCTCGGCAATGTAGCGCTGCTGAAGCCTCGTAAGCGTAATTGGTACCTGCCTCAGCCTACGGAACACGTGGAGCTGACTTCCAAGGAAAAGGATTTCTTCGCGGAGATAGTATTTCTGCTGCGCACGTTTTTCTTCGTGTACGTAGGCATGTCCATCGTCCTTGATAACTGGTCTCTGATTGGGTTGGGAGTAACCATAACAGTGCTGCTGCTCCTGTTCCGCATTCCGGTGGTTCTTGCCACCACTGCGCCAACTACGCCCCAGTTTGATATGGCTTTCATGAGTGTGATGATACCCAAAGGCCTGGGTGCGGCCGTGCTGGCCACCTTACCCTCCCAACGGGGGCTGCCAACTGGCCCAGCCATCCAAACCATCACCTTCGCCGTCATCATGGCCACCACGGTACTGTGCACGGTGCTCTTTTTCTTGGTGGAGAAACGATATATGCAGGGGTTCTATGCCTTGTTTTTCGGCAAGAATCGGCCTGTTGATGCCAGTAGCGTGGGGCAGCCCTAGTTGCTGGGTGCCGGCTTATACGCAAACACCCTCGCACCTCCTAGTGCAATAGGAAATGCGGGGGTGTTAGTTGCAGCGCTATTACTCGCCGCAAAAGCGAGCAGGCACGTTTGCTAGGCCACCTTTACAATGGCTTTGCCGGTGTTCTCGCCCTTAAACAGGCCTAGGAAAGCGTTGGGTATTTGGTCGAAGCCTTCGGTAATGGTTTCCTCAAACTGCAGCTTGCCCTGGCTATACCACTCAGTGAGCTGCTTAATGCCCTTGGGCCACTGTGGCAAGTAGTCGCTTACAATGAAGCCCTGCAGCTTGGAGCTGGTAGTGAGAAGCTTGCCTTCGGGGCGCGGACCCACGGGCGCTTCAGTCGCATTGTAGCTGGCAATCTGGCCGCAGAGGGCAATGCGGGCGTGCTTGTTGAGCAGGTTATACACTGCATCGGTAATGGCACCGCCCACGTTGTCGAAGTAGCAGTCTACGCCGTTGGGTGCGGCGGCGGCCAAGGCTTCCAGAATGTTGGCAGTTTTGTAATTGATGGCTTCGTCGAAGCCCAGCTGCTTAAGGTAAGCCACCTTTGCCTCGGAGCCGGCGGTGCCAATCACGCGGCACCCTTTAATTTTAGCCAACTGGCCCACCACTATTCCCACGGCCCCGGCGGCGCCCGATACCACTACGGTTTCGCCGGCTTTAGGCTGGCAGATATCCAGCAGCCCGAAGTAGGCCGTGAGGCCCGGCATGCCCAGCAAGCCCAGGAAGTAGCTAATAGGCGCCTGATCCGTAGGAATTTGCTGCAAGCCGCGCCCATCCGACACGCTGTATTGCCGCCAGGGCAGGTTGCCCACCACCACGCTCCCCACCGGCAGCGTATCCAGCCGGCTCTCGACCACCTCCGCCACCACGCCGCCCGAAATGGGCTGGCCTACTTCAAACGGCGGCACATACGACTTGCCCGCGTTCATGCGGCCCCGCATATACGGATCAACGGAAACGTAGCGAGCCTTCAGGAGCACCTGGCCTTGAGCGGGAGAGGGGACTTCGCTGGTTTCAAAGCTGAATTGGGCGGCGGTAGGCTCACCCTGGGGCGGCTGGCGAGCAGGATGGTTTGGTTTTGCATAGCGCGGAAAGAAGTGGACAGGAGTAAAACCAGCATTCCGAGCGCAGCAAGGAAACCAGGGTAGCATCTGATGATTCACCCAGATTCCTCGCTACGCTCGGAATGACAAAAAAAGAACGAGCCTAGGCAGCGTTGGTTGTGGTATTGAGGTTTACCTCAATGTTGCCTTTAGTAGCACGCGAGTAGGGGCAAATGCCGTGAGCGGCTTCTACTAATTGCTCTGCCTGAGACTGCTCCAGGCCGGGAATGTTTACGTGCAGATCAGCTGATATACCGTAGCCGCCATCTTCGGCTTTACCGAAGCCGATAAAGGCCTCTACCGTTACGCCTTCCAGCTTTACGCTAGCCTGGCGGGCGGCCACACCCAGCGCCCCTTCAAAGCAGGCAGCATAGCCAGCGGCAAACAGCTGCTCGGGGTTGGTAGCCCCCGATTTGCCAGGGCCACCCATTTCTTTAGGCGTGCTAAGGTCAATGTCGAGCACGTTGTTATTGGAGGTAACGTGACCGTCGCGGCCACCTTTGGCTTTGGCTTGAGCAGTGAAGAATTTTTCTACGATTTTCATCGGGAAGAAGTGAAAAGTGAAAGAACACTGGCCTAGGCCAGTTGGGTAAGCAAAGAATTGAGTTGCTGCCGCAGCGCCTCAAAATCAGCGGGCGGCATGTTGAGCCTGGCGAAGATTTCCTCCGGAATTTGGCAGGACCGGGCCTGCAGCGCCTGGCCCGCGGGCAGCAGCCCGATAATTACGGAGCGCTCATCACGCGGGTCGCGGCGGCGGCTTATCCACTGCTTCTGCTCCAGGCGCTTCAGCAGGGGAGTAAGGGTACCTGAGTCAAGCAGCAGCTTCTCGCCGAGTTCCTTAACAGTAAGCTCCTTGTGTTCCCACAAAAGCAGAAACACCAAGTACTGGGGGTAGGTGAGATCAAGCTCCTGCAGCAACGGCTGGTAGGCCTTCGTAATCATCCGCGAGAGGGCGTAAAGCGGGAAGCACAACTGGTTTTCCAGTTGCAGCAGTGGGTTGATAGCCTCAGGAGGAAGTTGGTTGCTCATACTCGTTCGGCAAATAAACGGTAAAAGGTTGTGTCATGTTTAATTGTGCGCAACTAAATAGATTATTTTGTCTTAAAGTTCTGCTTATCAATGATAAATATTTTGCTGATTCTGTAGCACGGAAAGCTAAGGCACTCGGAATGGCGCATTTTTCAAACAAAAATCCACCTGGCGGTTGGCTTAAGTACACTTGGCTAATGGCCACATCAAGCTTGTGCGGGTGGGCTGCAGTAGCAACCTACGCTACCTGTAGTTTACGCCTTTTGGCTGTTGCACCTTGCGCATGTATTGCCTGGTAAAGGCCCGAAAACAACGAAGCCCCGCTTAGCAGGGCTTCGTTGGTAAAAGCATCTGGGGGTGATTATCCTTGCTGGTAGGCCTGAATGCCTCCAATCAGGTTACGCACTTTCTGAAATCCTTGTTGGGAGAGATAGGCTTTTGCCGAAGCAGAGCGCCCACCGCCTTTGCAGTGCACTACCACCTCTTGTTCCTTTAAGTCCTCCAGGTCGTCGAGCTTCTGCGGGAGCATACCCAGCGGAATGTTCTGGCTGCCCTCAATACGAGATTCCTCGTTTTCCCAAATTTCGCGCACGTCGATGATAACCGGCGCAGTGCCATTGGCCTGACGTTCTTTTAGCTCAGTAGAGGTGATGTCGTTCATGAATGGGTGGAGGTTGATTGAATGCAAGTGTAAACCTAACAATTAGCAGCCATACAGCATTGCCAACGGTACTACGCTCCCGGCAAACCTTGGGCCAATTATTACTGCTCCCGAACTAGTCGTTTGGTTATCGTGGTGCCATCGGCCAGCTTAAGCCGCACCAGGTACACCCCTGGCCGCAGCTGTTGCAAGGGCAGTAGCGCTTGTCCTGCCTGAGCGGTGGGCTGCTCCCACACCGTGCGGCCCAGAGCATCGAGCACAGTAGCACGAGTGAAGCGGCCTTCTACCCGCACCACGCCATCGGAGGTGGGGTTAGGGAAAACACTATAGCTGGCAGCTAAAGTAGCTGAAGCAGTGGCCGTAACTGTACCCGCCCCCATAAGCGGCCGCAACATTAACGCACCGTTAGGACTTTTAGTGGTGGCCAGCGACAGGCTGCTCCATGCGTTAAACAGATTGATGAAGAAGTAGTTAGCGGGTGGCGCATTGTTCAAGTCAACGCCTATTTCCACAAACTGAGGGGAAGAAGCCTGGCCATAGCCAGCGTAAAACCTGCCAGTTACGGCTACCGGTGTAGGAAAGGGCACATCTACGTAGGCTTGGCCGGCAGGCAGAGTGGCTGGTATCGAAAAGCTTTGAGTGGCTTTGGGAGCAGCTGCGGGCTGGTTACTGGCATCATCCCAGATAGCAACCGTAACCGTGCGGCCTAGCGCCGTGGCCATCGGATAAAAACGAATTGCCCGAACCACGTCTGGCGCATTTAGATCATAGCGAGTAGCATAATAGGCCACGGGCCCCGTAGCGGCAGTTGGCAGGCTGAGGGTGGCCTCGGCGCTGCCATCATCATACGCATAGTAGTCGGCTAGCTCTGTGGTTCGGGAGAGCGTGTCGTTGAATAGCGTGAGCGGGTTGGTCTCGTTGGTTACGAGCGTAATGCGCTGGCGCAGCAACTTGGGAGCAGCAGAAATGGAGACCGTTGCAGCCTGCAGACTGGCTACAACGGCCTGCTGCTGGCCACCAATGCCGGCGTTTAGAGAGCGGTTGCTGGTAAGAAATTGGGTGCTCGGTCCACCTGGCAGCACATCGAGCGTTCCGGTAATTGTGATGGGCGTAGGAGCTGGGCCAGGGTCGAGGTTGTTGATGGTGGTGCGGGTGCGAGGGGTTAGCTCCTGGCTAGGATTCTGGTTGAACTGGCCTACGGGCATGGCGGTGTACTGCCGTAGTGCACTAGGCAGGCGCTGGCTCAGGGCAATATCGCGGAAGGTAGAGTCAGTGGCCGAACGATTACGGTCGAGCCGGACGTAGTCGATGCTCCAGGCGTCGCGGCCGTTGTACTGGTAGCCAAACACCCGAAACCGAAACTGAAATGC from Hymenobacter taeanensis encodes:
- a CDS encoding rhodanese-like domain-containing protein, whose translation is MNDITSTELKERQANGTAPVIIDVREIWENEESRIEGSQNIPLGMLPQKLDDLEDLKEQEVVVHCKGGGRSASAKAYLSQQGFQKVRNLIGGIQAYQQG
- a CDS encoding NADP-dependent oxidoreductase, whose protein sequence is MLPWFPCCARNAGFTPVHFFPRYAKPNHPARQPPQGEPTAAQFSFETSEVPSPAQGQVLLKARYVSVDPYMRGRMNAGKSYVPPFEVGQPISGGVVAEVVESRLDTLPVGSVVVGNLPWRQYSVSDGRGLQQIPTDQAPISYFLGLLGMPGLTAYFGLLDICQPKAGETVVVSGAAGAVGIVVGQLAKIKGCRVIGTAGSEAKVAYLKQLGFDEAINYKTANILEALAAAAPNGVDCYFDNVGGAITDAVYNLLNKHARIALCGQIASYNATEAPVGPRPEGKLLTTSSKLQGFIVSDYLPQWPKGIKQLTEWYSQGKLQFEETITEGFDQIPNAFLGLFKGENTGKAIVKVA
- a CDS encoding organic hydroperoxide resistance protein, whose amino-acid sequence is MKIVEKFFTAQAKAKGGRDGHVTSNNNVLDIDLSTPKEMGGPGKSGATNPEQLFAAGYAACFEGALGVAARQASVKLEGVTVEAFIGFGKAEDGGYGISADLHVNIPGLEQSQAEQLVEAAHGICPYSRATKGNIEVNLNTTTNAA
- a CDS encoding cation:proton antiporter, which produces MTTPILIVLIGFIIFLGHYLAQLFERTKIPDVVGLLLVGILLGPIFHLINPIAFGQAGRVFSNVVLVFILFESGLEVRFDQLQASLRGTVSLTTLNFVVTTLVVAIMGQLFAGLDFLSSVILGSILGGTSSAVVTTLTRSVNILPQTSTTLVMESALSDVFTLAVPIALISVYTGSSFSVSTLFTQILASLFVAILTGAVSGYFWSVLLNRVPTLLKTHFSTPAFVFILYGLVEMLDFSGPIAVLFFSITLGNVALLKPRKRNWYLPQPTEHVELTSKEKDFFAEIVFLLRTFFFVYVGMSIVLDNWSLIGLGVTITVLLLLFRIPVVLATTAPTTPQFDMAFMSVMIPKGLGAAVLATLPSQRGLPTGPAIQTITFAVIMATTVLCTVLFFLVEKRYMQGFYALFFGKNRPVDASSVGQP
- a CDS encoding T9SS type A sorting domain-containing protein, which translates into the protein MLRPLRRVVLLTSALLGLLPLLGHAQVVQPLSSAPPQPSAPVTARRVQALTLPFFDDFAGQPEGRPNEQHWLTTGGTLVNNRFARRPPSKGVATFDGFTAAGGSYGGVSSFGATDSLTSQPLDLSGLQASDNVFLSFFWQAGTLVGPPVAATSSRPTGLYIDFLDDAGNWREVSQIRSSGDTTNFRFRALPVNQASYLHKAFQFRFRVFGYQYNGRDAWSIDYVRLDRNRSATDSTFRDIALSQRLPSALRQYTAMPVGQFNQNPSQELTPRTRTTINNLDPGPAPTPITITGTLDVLPGGPSTQFLTSNRSLNAGIGGQQQAVVASLQAATVSISAAPKLLRQRITLVTNETNPLTLFNDTLSRTTELADYYAYDDGSAEATLSLPTAATGPVAYYATRYDLNAPDVVRAIRFYPMATALGRTVTVAIWDDASNQPAAAPKATQSFSIPATLPAGQAYVDVPFPTPVAVTGRFYAGYGQASSPQFVEIGVDLNNAPPANYFFINLFNAWSSLSLATTKSPNGALMLRPLMGAGTVTATASATLAASYSVFPNPTSDGVVRVEGRFTRATVLDALGRTVWEQPTAQAGQALLPLQQLRPGVYLVRLKLADGTTITKRLVREQ
- a CDS encoding MarR family winged helix-turn-helix transcriptional regulator; this translates as MSNQLPPEAINPLLQLENQLCFPLYALSRMITKAYQPLLQELDLTYPQYLVFLLLWEHKELTVKELGEKLLLDSGTLTPLLKRLEQKQWISRRRDPRDERSVIIGLLPAGQALQARSCQIPEEIFARLNMPPADFEALRQQLNSLLTQLA